A part of Microbulbifer sp. MI-G genomic DNA contains:
- a CDS encoding TetR/AcrR family transcriptional regulator — translation MQTEKKQSSNSVGRPRSISRQKIIDAALCLGGDKITMKQVADELGVGIATLYKYVANKDELQQLVVGQLLANLSLPKRRGRHRREYIRDFYQSLCQAMIRQPKVISQLMEGGFGVETSQKLKSDFTQEILNSGMSSEMAAQIYVAVCQASIGAAVTELELEAQRQRRRKISNNDSSNQIIAKNTGNFLIDALLEKIDSSIELYV, via the coding sequence ATGCAAACAGAAAAGAAGCAATCCTCCAATTCGGTGGGTCGGCCAAGAAGTATTAGCCGACAGAAAATCATTGATGCCGCCTTGTGCCTGGGTGGCGATAAAATCACTATGAAACAGGTGGCTGACGAGTTGGGTGTTGGTATCGCGACACTCTATAAGTACGTGGCCAATAAAGATGAACTGCAGCAGTTGGTAGTAGGCCAGCTATTGGCCAATCTCTCTTTACCCAAGCGCCGTGGGCGTCACCGTAGAGAGTACATACGGGATTTTTATCAGTCTTTATGTCAGGCAATGATCAGGCAGCCCAAGGTAATCAGCCAGTTAATGGAGGGCGGCTTTGGTGTTGAAACCAGTCAAAAGCTCAAATCTGATTTTACCCAGGAAATTCTCAACTCAGGCATGTCATCAGAGATGGCCGCACAGATTTATGTGGCCGTTTGCCAGGCATCCATTGGAGCAGCGGTTACAGAATTAGAATTAGAAGCTCAAAGACAAAGGCGTAGAAAAATTTCAAATAATGATTCTTCAAACCAGATCATAGCGAAAAATACTGGGAATTTTTTGATTGATGCATTACTCGAAAAAATTGACTCATCGATAGAGCTTTACGTGTAG